The nucleotide window CAAAAAAAGAGGGCTAGTGATTGATTGGTAAACGCTTTGATTCGTTTGGTACACTGTACTTTGACATAAGAATCTACTGAAAATACCCCTTTAAGGGCTCATTTCCCTTAAATTTAGGAGGATATAAACTTGGAAGAAAAATTGCGAGAAACGGCCACCACAAGTTCATGGGCTTGTAAAAATCCTACGCAATCGAGTGCCCTATTGGTACTTGTTGGCATTTTAGCGATGTGGATGATCTCAAATATACGCGCTCCTGAAACATTTAATGCTGTGTTTACGTTTCTCGTTGTCATTCCTATTCTCGGGCTACTGCCCGCAGTGTCGCTTGTCGCATCGTTACTGTCGGCATCCTTATTGAAAGAACGCATACCAAACAAGAACTTATGGTTAGTGCGCGGCCTCAGCATCGTCGCCTTATCGTTAAATGTGTTGGCCATCATCTTTTTTATCAAGACCATACCCATTTTCTTCGAATAAGCGAGACGCCAATTCTCGCTACCTACACACGCAACCTAAGTACCGTTTAAAATCAGATCGGTTTAATGTTATGTATTGTCTGTATCAGTGGTGAATGAATGCATATTGACTTAAATTTTGGAAGAGGCAGCATTCCACTCAAGCTCGAAAAGGCCTGGAAAGCCGAAATCATCCGCAAACCGTTGATGCCCTTTGAGAGCGATCCCAAATTGGCGATTCAAAAAGCGCTCAACAACCCCATCAATTCGTTACCACTTCTAGAAAAAGCCAGAACAAAGGACAATGCATGCATTCTAATCTGCGACATCACAAGACCCGTCCCTAATCACTTGCTGCTTCCAGAGATCGTCTCCGTACTCCTTAAAGCCGGCATTTCACAATCAAACATTGAAATATTGATTGCAACCGGATTACATAGGCCCAATGAAGGCGAGGAGCTCGAACAACTCATTGGGGATCCATGGATCCTTGAAAACATTAAGATTTTCAATCATTTCGCAAAAAATGACGAAGACCATGCCCTGATCGGCACGACCACTAAGGGCACTAAAGTTAAGCTGGATAAACGTTTTGTGAATGCTGACCTCAAAATTGTGACAGGGCTAGTCGAGCCGCACTTCATGGCAGGCTATTCTGGTGGGCGCAAAGTGATTGCCCCTGGCGTTGCACACGAAGAAACGATCACAACGTTCCATAACCATAAATTCATGTCGGACCCAAACTCAGATAGCTGTATCCTGAATGGAAACCCTCTACACCAGGAGCAACTTGAAATTGTTTCCATGCTCGGCGAGGTGCTGTGCGTGAATACCGTGCTAGACGAGCATAGAAACCTATCGTTGATTAACTTCGGAGAAATAGTTGCCAGCCACCTCGCAGCCGTCGCCTTTGCAAAAGATTATCTATCTGTACCTATGCGCCGCAAATTCAACACAATAGTGACAAGTGCTGCGGGCTACCCTCTAGATTCAACCTACTATCAAACAGTTAAAGGAATGGTTGTCCCGTATCAAATACTAGAGCCTGGGGGAGACCTCATTATCGCTTCAGAGTGTGCCGAGGGAATGGGGTCAAAAGAATTTAGGAAAGCGCAACAAACGCTTGTCAGTAAAGGGGCTGCTGCTTTTTGCGCTGAAATTGCGCAGAAAGCATATGCCGCGGTGGATGAATGGCAAACCCAAATGCAGACGAAAATCATGAATGTTGGCCACGTTCATTTATACTCACCGGGTCTTAGCTCGACAGACCACAAACTGACCGGCGTAAACATCATAGACAACCTGGATGAATTTGTTCGTTCACGCGTGCTTAATAACTTAGAGTTATACTCAGAACCAAGCTTAGCGGTCATACCCGAAGGACCCTATGTGGTCCCAACCCTTATTTAAGCCCTCAAGATTTACCTTCAAATATCCTTCCAACCACAGGTACACCAATGATTAAAGACACCATAAACGTTGAAATTGCAGGGGGTTTAGATTTTTCACTTAGCAAAATGATTCGCGTGCAACAGAAATTCAGCGCGCCAAAAATCGACGATATTGCCTCAGTTATCAAAAAAGAATTTGCACGAGAGTCCATCAAAAACAAAGTCTTACCCGGCCAAAAAATTGCCGTTGGCTGTGGAAGCCGCGGCGTTGCTAATATTGCGGCCATTACAAAAGCCGTCATCGAAGAGTTAATCAAACTTGGCGCGAAACCATTCATCTTTCCCTGCATGGGGAGTCACGGAGCCGCTACCGCTGAAGGACAGAAGCAAGTGCTCGCTGGATATGGCATCACGGAAGAAATAATGGCTGTACCAATACATGCCACCATGGATACCGAGATAGTTGGGCAGTTAGACGATGGAACACCCGTGCATATGGACAGCAACGCAGCTCATGCCGACGGGATTGTTGTGATCAATAGAGTTAAGCCACACACCTCATTTCGAGGTCAGACGGAGAGCGGAATCACGAAAATGCTCGCTATTGGTATTGGCAAAATAAATGGTGCAGCAATCTACCATCAACACGGCATGGATATGTTTCCAACACTCCTGCCAAAAATCCGTGATGTAAACATCAATAAACGTAACGTCTTATTTGGGGTGGGTATTGTTGAAAATGCCTTCGATCAAACTGCATTGATAGAGGTCATCCCAGCGGAGGAGATTCACGAAAAAGAACCTCCACTTCAAGTACTTGCGAAACAAAATATGCCTAAACTCAATTTTTCAAATATCGATGTCTTGATCATTGAAGAAATGGGAAAAAATATCAGCGGCGCTGGCTTTGATCCGAATATTACTGGCCGTAATAGACGCGCGGTACAGTGGGACAGCGGATTACATGTCAAAAAAATTGTAGTACTCCGTATCACCCCAGAAAGTCATGGTAATGCTACTGGAATTGGCGGGGCCGACGTAACGACCATGCGGCTTTATCGCGACATGGATATTGGTGCAACTTACGCCAACGTGATCACCGCCATGAACTTAGATGGTGCTGCGATTCCGATCATCATGAACTCGGATAGAGAAGCAATAGCTCTAGCAATCAAAACAGTAGTCAGAACCAAGCCTGAAGATTGCCGCATCGTGAGAATCAAGAACACATTATCACTTGGTGAGATTGACGTATCTACAAACATGCTCGAAGAAGTTACAAAAAATCCAGATTTATTTGAAATAATTTCCGAGGCGCAAGACTGGAAATTTGATTACAAAAATAATTTGCAAGCTATTGACTGATTAGTGCACTGCAATAAAAGCATAAGATAAAAATTATACGTATGTCACTTTTCTTGCGAACGGACGCAATTAGG belongs to Pseudomonadota bacterium and includes:
- a CDS encoding lactate racemase domain-containing protein, translated to MIKDTINVEIAGGLDFSLSKMIRVQQKFSAPKIDDIASVIKKEFARESIKNKVLPGQKIAVGCGSRGVANIAAITKAVIEELIKLGAKPFIFPCMGSHGAATAEGQKQVLAGYGITEEIMAVPIHATMDTEIVGQLDDGTPVHMDSNAAHADGIVVINRVKPHTSFRGQTESGITKMLAIGIGKINGAAIYHQHGMDMFPTLLPKIRDVNINKRNVLFGVGIVENAFDQTALIEVIPAEEIHEKEPPLQVLAKQNMPKLNFSNIDVLIIEEMGKNISGAGFDPNITGRNRRAVQWDSGLHVKKIVVLRITPESHGNATGIGGADVTTMRLYRDMDIGATYANVITAMNLDGAAIPIIMNSDREAIALAIKTVVRTKPEDCRIVRIKNTLSLGEIDVSTNMLEEVTKNPDLFEIISEAQDWKFDYKNNLQAID
- the larA gene encoding nickel-dependent lactate racemase, with the translated sequence MHIDLNFGRGSIPLKLEKAWKAEIIRKPLMPFESDPKLAIQKALNNPINSLPLLEKARTKDNACILICDITRPVPNHLLLPEIVSVLLKAGISQSNIEILIATGLHRPNEGEELEQLIGDPWILENIKIFNHFAKNDEDHALIGTTTKGTKVKLDKRFVNADLKIVTGLVEPHFMAGYSGGRKVIAPGVAHEETITTFHNHKFMSDPNSDSCILNGNPLHQEQLEIVSMLGEVLCVNTVLDEHRNLSLINFGEIVASHLAAVAFAKDYLSVPMRRKFNTIVTSAAGYPLDSTYYQTVKGMVVPYQILEPGGDLIIASECAEGMGSKEFRKAQQTLVSKGAAAFCAEIAQKAYAAVDEWQTQMQTKIMNVGHVHLYSPGLSSTDHKLTGVNIIDNLDEFVRSRVLNNLELYSEPSLAVIPEGPYVVPTLI